The proteins below come from a single Tenuifilum thalassicum genomic window:
- a CDS encoding ABC transporter ATP-binding protein — protein sequence MLIADQISKSFPTFKLADISFRVNQGDYFVLLGPSGSGKSILLKVLVGLVSPDKGRVFLDGKNITHEPVGQRQLGILFQDLAIFPHMNVFDNIAYPLKVKGLESKSVKKRVHELAERFSISNIIKRDTRNLSGGELQRVAMARTLALNPRVLLLDEPLSALDTSLHLEISALLRELNRNGTTMIHVTHSFDEAITLANRVGVIRNGSLVQVGETLKVFQNPNNDFVAHFTGARNFFKVEQTSDSQHGLVIGNITNNHKIAFFANSNYKSGYILFSEAAVVLAHTISEQSALNIFKGKVVDVFAQPYGYEVVLDCGFRIHAHITWESKEKLNIEPGVELFASIKASAIRFIPGA from the coding sequence ATGCTTATTGCAGATCAGATATCAAAGTCATTTCCAACTTTTAAGTTAGCCGACATTTCATTTAGGGTTAATCAGGGCGATTACTTCGTTTTGCTAGGACCTTCTGGCTCTGGAAAATCAATCTTGTTAAAGGTTCTAGTTGGATTAGTTTCTCCCGATAAAGGCAGGGTGTTTCTTGATGGGAAAAATATTACGCATGAACCAGTAGGGCAGCGTCAGTTGGGAATCCTATTTCAGGACCTGGCCATTTTTCCACATATGAATGTTTTCGACAACATTGCATATCCCCTTAAAGTGAAAGGACTCGAATCAAAAAGTGTAAAAAAGCGCGTACATGAATTGGCAGAAAGGTTTTCTATTTCTAATATCATAAAAAGAGATACTAGAAATCTCTCTGGTGGTGAACTACAGAGAGTTGCCATGGCGCGTACTCTTGCTCTTAATCCTAGGGTCCTTTTACTCGACGAGCCCCTTTCTGCATTAGACACAAGCTTGCATCTTGAAATAAGTGCGTTGCTGCGTGAGTTAAATAGAAATGGAACAACCATGATTCATGTAACCCACAGCTTTGATGAGGCAATCACGTTAGCAAACAGGGTTGGTGTTATAAGAAATGGCTCCCTAGTTCAAGTAGGCGAAACCTTAAAGGTTTTTCAAAACCCAAACAACGATTTTGTTGCCCATTTTACTGGGGCAAGGAATTTTTTTAAAGTAGAACAAACCTCTGATTCCCAACATGGGCTAGTGATTGGGAATATTACCAATAATCATAAGATAGCGTTTTTTGCCAATAGTAATTACAAGTCAGGTTATATTCTTTTTTCTGAGGCTGCAGTAGTTCTTGCTCACACCATATCAGAGCAAAGTGCTTTAAATATTTTTAAAGGAAAGGTTGTAGATGTTTTTGCTCAGCCCTATGGCTATGAGGTAGTCCTCGATTGTGGCTTTAGAATTCATGCTCACATAACATGGGAATCAAAGGAAAAACTAAATATTGAGCCGGGAGTTGAACTATTCGCCTCAATAAAAGCAAGTGCCATAAGGTTTATCCCCGGAGCCTAA
- the nuoE gene encoding NADH-quinone oxidoreductase subunit NuoE, translating into MTDTKELVKTLADKYGRTRESLIPILQGVVQEERYISSEAMSEIARELDMSAAKVYGTATFYSFLDTQPRGKYVIRVCRTISCSMKGKNLIIQEIEDLLKIKVGETTSNRKFTLLETNCLGWCHKGPAMLINDEAYTELTPEKVREIISEYIKK; encoded by the coding sequence ATGACGGATACCAAAGAATTAGTGAAAACTCTTGCCGACAAGTATGGGCGGACAAGGGAGAGTTTGATTCCTATCCTACAAGGTGTGGTTCAGGAAGAACGCTACATCTCGAGCGAGGCAATGTCAGAAATAGCGCGTGAGCTCGACATGTCAGCAGCCAAAGTGTATGGGACTGCTACCTTCTATTCTTTTCTTGACACCCAACCAAGGGGTAAGTATGTGATTCGCGTTTGTCGCACAATCTCCTGTTCCATGAAGGGTAAAAATTTGATTATTCAGGAGATTGAGGATTTACTCAAGATTAAAGTGGGCGAAACCACTTCCAACAGGAAGTTCACCTTGCTTGAAACTAACTGTTTAGGTTGGTGTCATAAGGGACCTGCTATGCTCATTAACGATGAGGCTTACACAGAACTTACTCCAGAGAAAGTTCGTGAAATTATTAGTGAGTACATTAAAAAGTAA
- a CDS encoding ABC transporter permease, producing MQLAGMTKQFSPFRLALMLLSSIVILFIVAPLVGMVVHTPFKDIAATANESQVLHSIWLSISISAIATVFFAIPAIPLSYLLARYDFPLKGLINGLVDLPVVIPHSVAGIALIGIISGDSIIGNAMSVLGVNLIGTPVAIAVAMAFVSLPFLVNAARDGFLQVPVKLEQAALTLGASPFKVFYTISLPLAFRNILTGFVMMFARGLSEFGAVVIVAYHPMVASVMIYDRFTTFGLKYARPAAIVFLSISLFVFVFLRLLSRKR from the coding sequence ATGCAATTGGCTGGCATGACCAAACAGTTTTCTCCATTTAGGTTAGCATTGATGCTTCTTAGCTCCATTGTAATTCTTTTTATTGTTGCACCTTTGGTTGGCATGGTTGTTCATACTCCATTTAAGGATATTGCTGCAACGGCAAATGAAAGCCAAGTACTTCATTCCATTTGGCTTTCAATCTCGATATCCGCTATTGCAACTGTTTTTTTTGCTATACCTGCAATCCCTTTATCCTATTTGTTAGCCCGTTACGATTTTCCTTTAAAGGGATTAATCAATGGGCTTGTCGATTTGCCAGTTGTTATACCTCATTCCGTTGCGGGTATCGCATTAATTGGAATTATCAGTGGCGATAGCATTATTGGAAATGCAATGAGTGTTTTAGGGGTTAATCTTATTGGAACACCAGTGGCAATTGCTGTTGCTATGGCGTTTGTAAGCTTACCATTCCTGGTTAATGCAGCAAGAGATGGATTTCTGCAAGTGCCTGTTAAGTTAGAACAAGCAGCGTTGACTCTTGGTGCAAGTCCATTCAAGGTCTTTTATACCATCTCGTTGCCGTTGGCATTCCGAAACATATTGACTGGCTTTGTTATGATGTTTGCAAGAGGGCTAAGCGAATTTGGCGCCGTGGTTATTGTTGCTTACCATCCTATGGTGGCTTCTGTTATGATATATGATAGGTTTACTACCTTTGGGCTAAAATATGCTCGCCCTGCTGCTATTGTTTTCCTATCTATTTCACTTTTTGTTTTTGTCTTTTTAAGACTTTTATCGCGAAAAAGGTAA
- a CDS encoding NADH-ubiquinone oxidoreductase-F iron-sulfur binding region domain-containing protein has product MSNNFLRRVDLIFDKDCDFKQVLQSAYQKSNDEIINELLESGLKGRGGAGFPTALKWKFTAEQPDPEKYVVCNADEGEPGTFKDREILFQVPMKVFGGMAICAKAIGAKEGYIYLRGEYRFLLKELESQLEVFHALLDEMKIPFRIKIIMGSGAYICGEESALFESMEGDRGEPRNKPPYPTVSGFRKKPTVINNVETLVYSFMIFRYGARKFKELGTADSRGSKVFSVSGDTPKPGIYELELGMTVEQFVEEFGDGDTKAVQVGGASGFCVPRKKFKDTIIGFEGVPTGGSMMLFNSSRSMFNVLHNYLEFFEEESCGQCTPCRVGCQQLKLGIEAVKKGEKHANYLEQLQKLAQTMKITAKCGLGQSVANSFFSIVENFKEEMIY; this is encoded by the coding sequence ATGTCAAATAATTTCTTACGTCGCGTTGACCTGATTTTTGATAAGGATTGCGACTTTAAACAGGTCTTACAGTCAGCTTACCAAAAGAGTAACGACGAAATTATCAACGAACTCCTTGAGTCTGGCCTCAAGGGTAGGGGAGGCGCTGGTTTCCCAACCGCTCTGAAGTGGAAGTTTACAGCCGAACAACCCGATCCCGAAAAGTACGTGGTGTGTAATGCCGATGAGGGTGAGCCTGGTACCTTTAAGGATCGTGAAATACTATTCCAGGTTCCCATGAAGGTATTTGGAGGAATGGCCATTTGTGCAAAAGCAATTGGCGCAAAAGAAGGCTATATCTACCTGAGAGGCGAGTATCGTTTCCTCTTAAAAGAGCTAGAAAGCCAGCTCGAAGTTTTTCACGCCTTGCTTGACGAAATGAAAATCCCTTTCCGCATTAAAATTATTATGGGAAGCGGTGCGTATATATGTGGCGAAGAGAGTGCTTTATTCGAATCAATGGAGGGCGACAGGGGTGAGCCTCGCAACAAGCCTCCTTATCCTACTGTTTCTGGTTTTCGTAAAAAGCCAACAGTTATCAATAACGTTGAAACCCTTGTGTACTCCTTTATGATTTTCCGTTATGGAGCCCGCAAATTCAAAGAGCTTGGTACTGCTGACTCTCGCGGTTCTAAGGTTTTCTCTGTTTCAGGCGATACCCCCAAACCTGGTATCTATGAGTTGGAGCTGGGTATGACCGTTGAGCAATTCGTTGAGGAGTTTGGCGATGGCGATACAAAAGCAGTTCAGGTTGGTGGTGCTTCCGGTTTTTGTGTTCCTCGTAAGAAATTCAAAGACACCATAATCGGTTTTGAGGGCGTGCCTACTGGAGGTTCTATGATGCTTTTTAATAGCTCGCGCTCAATGTTTAACGTACTCCATAACTACCTAGAGTTCTTTGAGGAGGAGTCTTGCGGTCAGTGTACCCCTTGCCGTGTGGGGTGCCAACAACTTAAGCTCGGTATTGAGGCTGTGAAAAAAGGCGAAAAGCATGCAAATTATCTTGAACAGCTTCAAAAACTCGCTCAAACCATGAAGATAACTGCTAAGTGCGGTCTAGGACAAAGTGTTGCAAACTCTTTCTTCTCTATTGTTGAGAACTTTAAGGAGGAGATGATTTACTAA
- a CDS encoding SH3 domain-containing protein encodes MKEKLNLRLIDLGQKMRLKKYYLLIGISFLFILSSCIHPGEYRMRDRYVVTTKSLYIRSAPSTVSDVIGSLSKGDTIIAAATDKYWVMIRDGAYTGYVSTEYLKKINYPITPQYLETIEKLANWQKWYFWLVAAGLLFIWVTVDEFFINAKHKLRRKFGFNTKGIIISHVTFFVVGILSGIIYIYWKDSFIEGLSKGFESSITSDISSMSFWIQAVLILISLLIDYLGSIFISGIRFGTLLTFFDFTLGMIILIISFYFTIALSFYAIAFLIIFFTARFIHAVYQNSNKFKPNRI; translated from the coding sequence ATGAAAGAAAAACTAAATTTGCGTTTAATAGATTTGGGACAAAAAATGCGACTTAAAAAGTATTATTTACTTATTGGGATTAGCTTTTTATTCATTCTATCATCGTGTATACATCCTGGGGAGTATAGAATGCGCGATAGGTATGTTGTTACTACAAAATCGCTCTATATACGCTCAGCCCCCTCAACTGTTTCCGACGTAATTGGTAGTCTGAGCAAAGGAGACACAATTATAGCTGCGGCTACAGACAAGTATTGGGTTATGATTCGAGATGGTGCATATACCGGTTATGTATCAACAGAATACTTAAAAAAAATTAACTACCCTATAACACCTCAATACCTAGAAACAATAGAAAAACTTGCCAACTGGCAAAAGTGGTACTTTTGGTTAGTAGCAGCAGGGTTGCTATTTATTTGGGTTACGGTTGATGAGTTCTTTATTAATGCCAAGCATAAGCTTAGACGTAAGTTTGGGTTCAACACGAAAGGCATAATTATTTCACATGTCACCTTTTTTGTTGTAGGTATATTATCGGGTATCATATACATTTACTGGAAAGACTCATTCATTGAGGGCCTTAGTAAAGGGTTTGAATCATCAATCACTAGCGATATATCCTCGATGTCGTTTTGGATTCAAGCGGTTCTAATCCTTATCAGCTTACTGATTGATTACCTGGGGTCAATCTTTATAAGCGGGATTCGATTTGGGACCTTACTAACATTTTTTGACTTTACTTTAGGGATGATAATTCTTATAATCTCGTTCTACTTTACCATTGCACTTAGCTTCTATGCTATAGCATTTCTAATTATCTTTTTTACGGCTCGGTTCATACACGCCGTATACCAGAACAGCAACAAGTTTAAGCCGAATCGAATCTAG